The stretch of DNA GGCGACGCCCTCGACCTGGCCGACCAGATCACCGTGTTCAAGCGCACCCTGCGCGAGGCCGCGCTCAAGCACAACGTCACCGCCACCTTCATGGCCAAGCCGGTGGCCGACGAACCCGGCAGCGCCATGCACCTGCACCAGAGCGTGGTCGACAGCGCCACCGGCAAGCCGATCTTCGCCGACGCCGAGGGCCGCATGAGCGAGCTGTTCCGCCATCACATCGGCGGGTTGCAGAAGTACATCCCCCAGGTGCTGCCGATGTTCGCGCCCAACGTCAATTCGTTCCGCCGCTTCCTGCCGGACACCTCGGCGCCGGTCAACGTCGAATGGGGCGAAGAGAACCGCACCGTCGGCCTGCGCGTGCCGACCTCCGGCCCGGAAGCCATGCGCGTGGAAAACCGCCTGCCCGGCGCCGACGCCAACCCTTACCTGGCCATCGCCGCCAGCCTGCTGTGCGGCTACCTGGGCATGGTCGAGGGCATCGAGCCGAGCGCCGCGGTGGAAGGCCGGGCCTATGAGCGGCGCAACCTGCGCCTGCCGATCACCATCGAAGACGCCCTGACCCGCATGGAAGAGTGCCCGACCATCGAGCGCTACCTGGGCAGCAAGTTCGTGCGCGGCTACGTGGCAGTGAAACGCGCCGAGCACGAGAACTTCAAGCGCGTGATCAGCTCCTGGGAGCGCGAGTTCCTGTTGCTCAGCGTCTGAGGCCTGCGCGATTCGGGCGCTACCGCGCACACCGTTGTAGCCGCTGCCGAGCCTGCGAGGCTGCGATCGATGGCGCAGCCATCGCCAGACCGTCGCACGCGGTGTACCTGATGCAACGCGGTGGCCGGGTTTACGACGGCTGCGCCGCCGATCGCAGCCTCGCAGGCTCGGCAGCGGCTACGGGGCGACGGGCTTCATGAATTTGGCAAACCAATAACAACCGCAAAAAGGGGTATCGCTATGCGTCTATGGAAATCAGTGGTTCCGCTGGCCCTGACGGTGCTGTTCGGCGCCACGGCCCAGGCCGAATCAACAGTCAGCGTGTACAACTGGACCGACTATATCGGCGAGACCACCCTCGCCGACTTCCAGGCCAAGACCGGGACCCGGGTCATCTACGACGTCTTCGACTCCAACGAAACCCTGGAGGGCAAGCTGCTGGCCGGGCGCACCGGCTATGACCTGGTGGTGCCGTCCAACCACTTCCTGGCGCGGCAGGTCAAGGCCGGGGCCTTTCTCAAGCTGGACCGCGCGCAGCTGCCGAACTGGCGGAACCTCGACCCGAAACTGCTGGCCCTGCTGGAACAGAACGACCCCGGCAACCAGTACTCGGTGCCTTACCTGTGGGGCACCAACGGCATCGGCTACAACGTCGACAAGGTCAAGCAGGTGCTGGGCATCGACAGCATCGATTCCTGGGCGGTGTTCTTCGAACCGGAGAATCTGAAAAAGCTCAGCCAGTGCGGGGTGTCGATGATGGACTCGCCGGACGAAGTGTTCCCGGCGGTGCTCAACTATATGGGCCTGGACCCGCGCAGCGAAAACCCCGCGGACTACAAGAAAGCCGAAGCCAAGCTGCTGGCGATCCGTCCCTACATCACCTACTTCCACTCCTCCAAGTACGTCTCGGACCTGGCCAACGGCAACATCTGCCTGGCCTTCGGTTATTCCGGCGACGTGTTTCAGGCCGCCAACCGCGCCAAGGAAGCCAAGAACGGGGTGAAGATCGCCTATTCGATTCCCAAGGAAGGCAGCAACCTGTGGTTCGACCTGCTGGCGATCCCGGCGGACGCCAGCAATCCCAAGGAGGCCCATGCCTTTATCAATAACCTGCTGGACCCGCAAGTGATCGCCAAGGTCAGCGCCTATGTCGGCTACGCCAACCCCAACCCGGCGTCGCAGCAATACATGGACCCCGAGCTGGTGAACAACCCCGAGGTCTACCCACCCCAGGCGGTGCTCGACAAGCTGTACATCTCCAGCACCCAGAGCCCGCAGACCATGCGCCTGATGACCCGCGCCTGGAGCAAAGTGAAGTCCAACAAATGAACCAGCACAGCCATGCACAACACACCCGCTCCTACTACGCCGCCTCGGCCAACGCCCTGCCGGACTACCCGCCGCTGAATGCCGACCTCAGCGCCGACGTCTGCGTGATCGGCGGTGGTTTCACCGGGGTCAACACCGCCATCGAACTGGCGCAGCGCGGCCTCTCGGTGATTCTCCTGGAAGCCCGGCGCATCGGCTGGGGCGCCAGCGGGCGCAACGGCGGGCAACTGATCCGCGGCATCGGCCACGACGTCAGCGGCTTCGCCCGCTACGTCGGCACCGAGGGCGTGCGTTACCTGGAACAGGCCGGCATCGACTCGGTGGCGCTGGTCGGCCAGCGCGTTCGCGAGCACGGCATCGACTGCGACCTGCGCTGGGGCTTCTGCGAACTGGCCAACACCCCGGCCCAGTTCGCCGCGTTCCAGGCCGAGCAGGAACACCTCGCGGCCCTGGGCTACGTGCATGAAACCCGCCT from Pseudomonas chlororaphis subsp. chlororaphis encodes:
- a CDS encoding glutamine synthetase family protein — encoded protein: MNAPFDQLSTWLKEHKITEVECVVSDLTGIARGKIAPTNKFLHERGMRLPESVLLQTVTGDFVDDDIYYDLLDPADIDMVCRPDASGIYLVPWAIEPTAIVIHDTFDKFGNPIELSPRNVLKKVLQLYADKGWQPIVAPEMEFYLTQRCEDPDLPLKAPLGRSGRAESGRQSFSIDAANEFDPLFEDVYDWCEAQGLDLDTLIHEDGPAQMEINFRHGDALDLADQITVFKRTLREAALKHNVTATFMAKPVADEPGSAMHLHQSVVDSATGKPIFADAEGRMSELFRHHIGGLQKYIPQVLPMFAPNVNSFRRFLPDTSAPVNVEWGEENRTVGLRVPTSGPEAMRVENRLPGADANPYLAIAASLLCGYLGMVEGIEPSAAVEGRAYERRNLRLPITIEDALTRMEECPTIERYLGSKFVRGYVAVKRAEHENFKRVISSWEREFLLLSV
- a CDS encoding polyamine ABC transporter substrate-binding protein, yielding MRLWKSVVPLALTVLFGATAQAESTVSVYNWTDYIGETTLADFQAKTGTRVIYDVFDSNETLEGKLLAGRTGYDLVVPSNHFLARQVKAGAFLKLDRAQLPNWRNLDPKLLALLEQNDPGNQYSVPYLWGTNGIGYNVDKVKQVLGIDSIDSWAVFFEPENLKKLSQCGVSMMDSPDEVFPAVLNYMGLDPRSENPADYKKAEAKLLAIRPYITYFHSSKYVSDLANGNICLAFGYSGDVFQAANRAKEAKNGVKIAYSIPKEGSNLWFDLLAIPADASNPKEAHAFINNLLDPQVIAKVSAYVGYANPNPASQQYMDPELVNNPEVYPPQAVLDKLYISSTQSPQTMRLMTRAWSKVKSNK